The proteins below come from a single Ochotona princeps isolate mOchPri1 chromosome 6, mOchPri1.hap1, whole genome shotgun sequence genomic window:
- the LOC101518916 gene encoding cAMP-regulated phosphoprotein 19-like codes for MEDKVTSPEEAEEAKLQARYPHQGPKSGGSDCLRKQLQKGQKYFDSGDYNTVKAKMKNKQLRATAPDKTDKTEITGDHIPTPQELCQQKTALVASKLAD; via the coding sequence ATGGAAGATAAAGTGACTAGTCCTGAGGAAGCTGAAGAAGCAAAATTACAAGCAAGGTACCCTCATCAGGGACCAAAGTCTGGAGGTTCTGATTGCTTAAGGAAACAATTGCAGAAAggacaaaaatattttgattctGGGGATTACAACACggtaaaagcaaaaatgaagaacAAGCAACTTCGCGCCACAGCCCCAGATAAAACAGATAAAACGGAGATTACTGGCGATCATATTCCCACTCCACAGGAACTCTGTCAACAGAAAACCGCCCTTGTTGCTAGCAAGCTGGCTGACTGA
- the SPESP1 gene encoding sperm equatorial segment protein 1, which yields MPMKPFVLLVALLLWPSSVPAFPSFRSITVTPDEEQNLNHYVQVLENLILSVPTRDQGRERKAKSPKNDVSVEPKTSSELMTPTSPAESSTENEGLTSPVSDETVTSPSKSFTLEAPKKKRTRSTAFWSIKPNNVSVVLHAEEPYIEKEEPEPEPEPEPETTEPEPATKTTVATTTEFFTTLPSSTLTTRSTHIIMTSTESEDVPQLSGEYEEPTYEPHSSLDYNGILRKIADMKLQARRAPFFHNSNPEYSKDIKASKEHLLRSLALAEAAEHKLQKMSRSRLFSVGRTIGQVDDAETVINMLYNARDKLPEYLDIKGVPPEMRKRVTAVINTLKKIVCGGQVETQNLIRKLLSNNIKILNLLDIP from the exons ATGCCCATGAAGCCCTTCGTCCTCCTGGTTGCGCTGCTGCTATGGCCTTCGTCCGTGCCGGCATTTCCCTCATTTCGGA gCATAACTGTGACGCCTGATGAAGAACAAAACTTGAATCATTATGTGCAGGTCTTAGAGAACCTAATACTAAGTGTTCCCACCAGGGATCAAGGCCGTGAGAGAAAAGCAAAGTCTCCAAAAAATGATGTTTCTGTAGAACCGAAGACATCGAGTGAGTTAATGACACCCACATCACCTGCAGAATCTTCAACTGAGAATGAGGGCTTAACCAGTCCTGTCAGTGACGAAACTGTAACTTCTCCTTCTAAAAGTTTCACACTGGAAGCACCAAAGAAAAAACGTACTAGAAGTACAGCCTTCTGGTCCATCAAACCAAACAATGTTTCTGTTGTTTTACACGCTGAAGAACCTTACATTGAAAAGGAAgagccggagccggagccggagccagagccaga GACCACGGAGCCTGAGCCGGCTACCAAGACCACTGTGGCCACCACGACCGAGTTCTTCACCACGCTGCCCAGCAGCACCCTAACCACGCGCAGCACCCACATCATCATGACGTCCACAGAGTCGGAAGATGTCCCTCAGCTCTCAGGCGAGTATGAAGAACCAACCTACGAACCGCATTCGAGCTTGGATTATAATGGGATCTTGAGGAAGATCGCCGACATGAAGCTGCAGGCGCGGCGGGCACCTTTCTTCCACAACAGCAACCCCGAATACAGCAAGGACATCAAGGCCTCCAAAGAGCACCTGCTGCGCAGCCTCGCCCTGGCCGAAGCTGCCGAGCACAAGTTGCAGAAGATGTCCCGGTCCCGCCTGTTCTCAGTGGGGCGGACAATCGGTCAGGTGGATGACGCGGAAACTGTGATCAACATGCTGTACAACGCCAGGGACAAACTACCCGAGTATTTGGATATCAAGGGTGTTCCACCAGAGATGAGGAAAAGAGTTACCGCAGTCATCAATACGTTGAAAAAAATAGTATGTGGGGGCCAAGTAGAAACTCAAAACCTCATTAGAAAGCTATTAAGCAATAATATAAAGATTTTAAACCTACTTGATATTCCATGA